In Bacteriovorax stolpii, a single genomic region encodes these proteins:
- a CDS encoding DnaJ domain-containing protein, with amino-acid sequence MLLNKEIIIRVILGVIVLFMFVKIVLPVFFEAIKRKIPGQYEPDNDIDSMIRRQKERLRAQYGLTERSSNHHETSHSSQEISSPLPPPTKEVEALYKETRWGGGDFSKKIQNDITRHYGYTLTESKVNAFIMLAEKRNYARFLTVDNQKNPEAIKNYFSVLMLVLMMIEEIRTKDLTLIERVAKKCHVSTHEFMLALQLKVLFTIKSKVKDDRLFSESPILGQFSEETMKEAVDLIITKEANMWAKNPSLFFEEMSLFLSYADIMTPLPKLQHKKDLETAYAILKMDEDSEIEDIKKTYKKIAMARHPDKIGQMNLPKELEKKALSKFNHIQEAYDLILTSRKK; translated from the coding sequence ATGCTTCTTAATAAAGAAATTATCATTCGAGTCATTCTTGGTGTCATCGTTCTTTTCATGTTTGTAAAGATCGTTCTTCCAGTCTTTTTTGAGGCCATTAAAAGAAAGATTCCTGGCCAGTATGAACCAGATAACGACATCGATAGTATGATCCGCAGACAAAAAGAAAGACTACGTGCTCAGTATGGCCTGACAGAAAGATCAAGCAATCATCACGAGACCTCTCACTCTTCGCAAGAGATCTCATCTCCTTTACCTCCACCAACAAAAGAAGTTGAAGCACTTTATAAAGAAACCCGCTGGGGCGGTGGCGATTTTTCTAAAAAAATCCAGAATGATATTACCCGTCACTACGGCTACACACTGACCGAAAGCAAAGTAAACGCTTTTATCATGCTGGCGGAAAAAAGAAATTATGCCCGTTTCCTGACAGTGGATAACCAAAAAAATCCTGAAGCTATTAAAAACTATTTTTCTGTCCTGATGCTAGTGTTAATGATGATTGAAGAAATCAGAACTAAAGACCTAACTCTGATTGAACGAGTGGCCAAAAAGTGTCATGTCTCAACACATGAATTCATGCTGGCCTTGCAGCTTAAGGTTCTTTTTACTATCAAGTCCAAAGTAAAAGATGATCGCTTATTTTCCGAGTCTCCTATTTTAGGACAATTCTCAGAAGAGACAATGAAAGAAGCTGTTGACTTGATCATTACAAAAGAAGCGAATATGTGGGCAAAAAACCCTTCACTCTTTTTTGAAGAGATGTCGCTTTTTTTAAGTTATGCCGACATCATGACTCCATTGCCAAAACTGCAACACAAAAAAGATTTAGAGACGGCTTATGCCATTTTAAAAATGGATGAGGACTCTGAAATTGAAGACATTAAAAAAACTTATAAAAAAATCGCCATGGCCCGCCATCCGGATAAAATCGGACAGATGAATCTGCCGAAAGAGTTGGAAAAAAAGGCCCTGAGCAAATTTAATCATATTCAAGAAGCCTATGATTTAATTCTTACCAGCAGGAAGAAATAA
- a CDS encoding enolase C-terminal domain-like protein → MFSWSIKEIELPLKFTWNISRNSSDIKRNFVVKVKNGSIEAFGEVAFNVRYGESREQIIEKFEEFKNNAPQDFTGIESLVAYLETTDLPQSLKFGIESSFVHYVAILSGKTVPQLMGCNTVSSVKTSFSIPIMEIGKIESFIKDNNLQRFSVLKVKVNREIAHDFCAEVLRLTNVPLRIDANESFESAQETLKFLEQFPDIKRIEFLEQPLSSNEHDEALELKKHSSVFLMADESVTKEEVNSYHVERFHGVNIKMMKSGGYLKAVKQLRQAKMLGLKTMLGCMVETSLGISSALNISGGVDFFDLDGCLLIKDDPYKLVSEEKGKIFYSYIQ, encoded by the coding sequence ATGTTTAGCTGGTCGATAAAAGAAATTGAACTCCCTTTAAAATTTACCTGGAATATTTCACGAAATAGCTCAGATATTAAGAGAAATTTCGTTGTAAAAGTTAAGAATGGCTCTATCGAAGCTTTCGGTGAAGTGGCCTTTAACGTCAGATACGGTGAATCCAGAGAGCAGATCATAGAGAAGTTTGAGGAGTTTAAAAACAATGCACCTCAAGACTTCACGGGGATTGAAAGCCTGGTGGCCTATTTAGAAACAACGGATCTTCCGCAATCACTGAAGTTTGGTATTGAATCGAGCTTCGTCCATTACGTAGCGATTTTGTCAGGTAAAACTGTTCCTCAACTTATGGGCTGCAATACGGTGAGTTCAGTGAAGACGTCTTTTTCCATTCCTATTATGGAGATCGGAAAGATTGAAAGTTTTATCAAAGACAACAACCTTCAACGCTTTTCTGTTTTAAAAGTAAAAGTAAACCGAGAAATCGCCCATGACTTTTGTGCGGAAGTTCTGCGCTTAACAAACGTTCCTCTGCGTATTGATGCCAACGAGTCTTTCGAGTCAGCGCAGGAAACATTAAAATTCCTGGAGCAATTTCCGGACATCAAGCGCATTGAGTTTTTAGAGCAGCCGCTTTCAAGTAACGAGCACGATGAAGCTCTTGAACTAAAAAAACATTCAAGCGTCTTTTTGATGGCCGATGAGTCTGTGACAAAAGAAGAAGTAAACAGCTATCATGTTGAGCGCTTCCACGGTGTCAATATCAAGATGATGAAGTCGGGTGGATACCTGAAGGCAGTTAAGCAATTAAGACAAGCGAAGATGCTTGGCCTTAAAACAATGCTTGGATGTATGGTCGAAACGAGCCTTGGGATTTCAAGTGCACTCAACATTTCAGGTGGAGTGGATTTCTTTGACCTGGATGGATGTTTACTCATTAAAGACGATCCATACAAACTGGTCAGCGAAGAAAAGGGTAAGATCTTTTATTCTTATATTCAGTAG